The following are encoded together in the Syngnathus typhle isolate RoL2023-S1 ecotype Sweden linkage group LG5, RoL_Styp_1.0, whole genome shotgun sequence genome:
- the neflb gene encoding neurofilament light chain b has protein sequence MTSTGFDFYFPSTYKRRTVVRSAGYGSSGGLESRAAYSSHSAPTQYASSYRGFPTHTRGTSSSFLLSAPGYTAASELRLDQAAQVTSEFKQLRTQEKAELQDLNDRFANFIDRVHELEQQNKLLETERLLLRQRQTEPSNLRAQYEHEIRQLNAAVEEAQYERQAAQHHRDEIEGVLKNLQKRYEDEVLGREGAEGRLMDARKEADEAAMERSELEKRVEILLDELAFLKRLCESEIAELQAQIQYSAEVSVEMNVVKPDLSVALRDIRSQYETMAQRNRQSAEEWFCNKMNVMSVGTARNTENVRNVKDEAGEYRRQLKTRMLEIDACREINQALENQLQEVEEKQSAEISALQDAINHLEEELRGNKNEMARYLKDYQDLLNVKMALDIEIAAYRKLLEGEENRLDRCGQMSSVVHSQAVFAGPLHGRPMQRVSMPSQLHSYTPYLLTSRLYGSTISAEETISASMAQQSERSRPQEEVEEEEEEEEEEEQEEEEEKDEVDDKDKGEEDDEGEDEADGEDAEAEDPVKEDEEEGADESDHKEEGEDHDDEKKGRQKEVETEVDGKNGKQ, from the exons ATGACTTCTACCGgctttgacttttattttccTTCTACTTACAAGAGGCGAACCGTTGTGCGTAGCGCAGGATATGGATCAAGTGGAGGTCTCGAATCAAGGGCTGCATATTCGAGCCACTCTGCCCCAACACAGTATGCATCGTCATACAGAGGTTTTCCGACCCACACTCGAGGTACCTCCAGCTCTTTCCTGCTTTCCGCTCCAGGGTATACAGCAGCCTCCGAGCTACGCCTTGACCAAGCAGCACAGGTCACCTCTGAATTCAAACAATTAAGGACGCAGGAGAAGGCTGAGCTACAAGACCTAAATGATCGCTTTGCAAACTTCATAGATAGGGTTCATGAACTGGAGCAACAAAACAAGTTGCTGGAGACTGAACGACTGTTGCTCAGACAGCGCCAAACAGAGCCATCGAACCTCCGGGCTCAATACGAGCACGAGATCCGCCAGCTAAATGCTGCAGTGGAGGAGGCCCAATATGAGAGACAAGCTGCCCAGCACCACAGGGATGAGATAGAGGGCGTGCTGAAGAACCTGCAAAAACGCTATGAGGATGAAGTTCTTGGAAGGGAGGGGGCAGAAGGCAGGCTCATGGATGCCAGAAAGGAGGCAGATGAGGCAGCAATGGAGAGAAGTGAGCTTGAAAAAAGAGTGGAAATTCTGCTGGATGAGTTGGCCTTCCTGAAGCGTCTTTGCGAGAGTGAAATAGCAGAACTCCAGGCCCAAATCCAATACAGCGCAGAAGTGTCTGTAGAGATGAATGTAGTTAAACCTGACCTCTCGGTTGCTTTACGGGACATCCGATCCCAGTATGAGACCATGGCGCAACGCAATCGCCAGTCAGCTGAGGAGTGGTTCTGCAATAAGATGAATGTTATGTCGGTGGGCACTGCTCGCAATACAGAGAATGTACGTAATGTCAAAGATGAGGCTGGTGAATACCGCAGGCAGCTAAAAACTAGGATGTTGGAGATTGATGCCTGTAGAGAGATAAACCAAGCATTGGAAAACCAATTGCAGGAAGTGGAGGAGAAACAGAGTGCTGAGATTTCTGCACTGCAG GATGCCATAAATCATCTGGAGGAAGAATTGAGGGGAAACAAGAACGAAATGGCTCGTTACCTGAAAGATTATCAAGATCTCTTGAATGTGAAGATGGCCTTGGACATTGAAATTGCAGCCTACAG AAAGCTGCTTGAAGGAGAAGAAAACCGCTTAGACCGCTGTGGCCAGATGTCTTCTGTTGTTCACTCGCAAGCTGTATTCGCTGGACCTCTTCATGGAAGACCCATGCAAAGAGTCTCCATGCCATCTCAGCTGCATTCATATACTCCGTACCTATTGACCTCTCGCTTGTACGGATCAACAATCTCCGCTGAGGAGACAATATCAGCAAGTATGGCACAGCAATCGGAGAGAAGCCGTCCTCaggaagaggtggaggaggaggaggaggaagaagaggaggaggagcaggaggaagaggaggagaaggacgaAGTAGATGACAAGGACAAAGGAGAGGAAGATGACGAGGGTGAGGATGAAGCTGATGGAGAGG ATGCGGAGGCAGAAGATCCAGtaaaggaggatgaggaggaaggaGCGGATGAATCTGATCACAAAGAAGAAGGGGAGGACCATGATGATGAAAAGAAAGGAAGACAAAAGGAAGTGGAAACTGAGGTCGATGGAAAAAATGGAAAACAGTAG